A region of the Stieleria neptunia genome:
GAAGCGTTGTACCACACGCTGTACGGCTATTTCTTGAAGTTGGACGACTTCGTGACGGTCTTTCCGGGCCATGGCGCCGGCTCGGCATGTGGAGCCGCCATCGGTGATCGCCTGCAGAGCACCATCGGATACGAGCGGCGGACGAATCCGTTCCTCAGCTATCCGGATCTCGAGTCGTTCCGTCAGTTTGTCGTTACCGACGCGCCTCCGGTTCCCTGGCACTACCCGCAACTGAAAAAAATCAACGCCGCCGGACCGGACATCATGGATCGCTTGCCGACCATTCCGGCACTGCCGCCGGACGACTTTCGACGTGTCGCCCGCGAACCCGGCGTCCATGTCCTGGACACTCGGTCCATGCTGGCCTTCGGCGGAGGTCACGTTCCAGGTGCGATCAATATCGCAGGCCGATCGGAGTTGTCGGCGTGGGCGGGACAAATGCTCGACCTCGACCAACGCTTGCTGTTGGTCGTCGAGCGCGAAGACGATCTCGATCGGATCGAGCGGCTGCTGGTGCGAACCGGCCATGGCTGCTTTGCCGGCTACCTGAGCGGCGGAATGGAGGCGTGGGAAATCGCCGGCCTGCCGTTGGAAACCCTGGAACAGATCCCCGTTCAGCGATTGCGTGAGTTGCAGATCAGCGACGGCGATTTGACGATCCTGGATGTTCGCGCTCCCGACGAATGGGCGTCCGGTCACATACCAGGGTCAAAACATCACTTCGTCGCCGACATGCGCGACCGTATCAACGGCTTGGACAAGAGCGCCCGGTACGCCACCTATTGTGCCAGCGGATATCGCGCCAGCATCGCCGCCAGCTTGATGAAGGCACGCGGTTTCAGCGACGTCAGCAATGTGCCGGGA
Encoded here:
- a CDS encoding MBL fold metallo-hydrolase, with product MFVQETVFTDGIAQLSYLLGDTDSGHAAVIDPRTDVEVYEQLARKHGLAITHIFETHIHADFVSGSRSLAERVGRAQIYLSGDHADYQFDGQPVADGETFDFGSFQLTARHTPGHTPEHMTFEIAESGHHDTPWAVFTGDSLFVGSAGRPDLLGEGQTAQLAEALYHTLYGYFLKLDDFVTVFPGHGAGSACGAAIGDRLQSTIGYERRTNPFLSYPDLESFRQFVVTDAPPVPWHYPQLKKINAAGPDIMDRLPTIPALPPDDFRRVAREPGVHVLDTRSMLAFGGGHVPGAINIAGRSELSAWAGQMLDLDQRLLLVVEREDDLDRIERLLVRTGHGCFAGYLSGGMEAWEIAGLPLETLEQIPVQRLRELQISDGDLTILDVRAPDEWASGHIPGSKHHFVADMRDRINGLDKSARYATYCASGYRASIAASLMKARGFSDVSNVPGSWGAWTAAGFPSEQPEGATA